The following proteins are encoded in a genomic region of Leptospira ryugenii:
- a CDS encoding LIC11086 family outer membrane transporter — protein sequence MKSLSQFLIFSMLFLSPVLFAHHTGSSDSPIATARFVDPFTGKREKPANYLVLTQDYYQSTRENSHLFTTTAFVEMNFFDGRFSLNGSVPWNYYQQRNREDAARIGKSYLGFKYQPFFDLDKPYFFVIEGSVGFPSGPDTDRFTGGDYYAGTGFLKLGYLYEKWSFVVKAGGIRPLTRPQPNNLQDNDGIPYYLRRPSEAPPEPNYLYKNTGIASGYISYYLRPEITLFSGILYRNPYNGVEYSNNKDKANPFYFTEASAGFSWNLSEKYNMSLTYRYPLQRDRDYRLYQSAWTFAFSMEWGSD from the coding sequence ATGAAATCACTATCTCAGTTTCTTATTTTTTCAATGCTTTTCCTCTCTCCAGTACTCTTTGCCCACCATACTGGTTCCTCAGATAGCCCCATTGCAACTGCGCGCTTTGTGGATCCATTTACCGGCAAAAGAGAAAAGCCGGCAAACTACTTAGTCTTAACGCAAGATTACTACCAATCTACTCGAGAGAATAGTCATCTCTTTACAACGACTGCCTTTGTCGAAATGAACTTTTTTGATGGACGCTTCTCTTTGAATGGATCGGTCCCTTGGAACTACTACCAACAGAGAAATCGTGAGGACGCCGCAAGGATTGGAAAGAGTTATCTTGGTTTTAAGTACCAACCGTTCTTTGATTTGGATAAACCTTACTTCTTCGTAATCGAAGGATCAGTTGGCTTTCCCTCCGGACCAGATACGGATCGATTCACTGGTGGAGATTACTATGCAGGCACTGGTTTTTTAAAGCTCGGTTATCTATATGAGAAGTGGTCTTTTGTTGTAAAGGCAGGTGGGATTCGACCACTTACGCGACCTCAACCAAATAACCTACAGGACAATGATGGCATCCCATATTATTTAAGAAGGCCATCCGAAGCTCCTCCTGAGCCAAACTATCTTTACAAAAACACTGGCATTGCCTCTGGTTACATTAGCTACTATCTACGTCCTGAAATTACGCTATTCTCTGGAATATTATATCGAAATCCTTATAATGGTGTAGAATATTCAAATAACAAAGATAAGGCGAATCCTTTTTATTTTACAGAGGCATCTGCAGGTTTTTCATGGAATTTATCTGAGAAATATAATATGAGTTTAACCTATCGATACCCTTTACAACGAGACCGAGATTACAGATTGTACCAATCCGCTTGGACATTTGCATTTTCAATGGAATGGGGAAGCGATTGA